CTCCTCCTTGCGGGAGAGCGCCGCTCCCCCACGGCGCAGGCCGGTGAGCAGCGCCTTGAGCGCGGAGAAGGTGTGGATCGGCACGTCTCCGGCGAGATTGCGAACCTCGGACGCCACCCGGTCCCGCAGGCCGGCCAGGTCCTCGGCACTGCCGTGCTCGGCCAGGTCGGCGTTGAGGACGAAACGGGTGGCGTCCACGAGGCCCAGGGCCTTGATGTCCCGGAGGAAGCGAAGGTCCGCCTCCCGCAGCCCCACCCGGCTCGACACCACGTAGACCACCAGGTGGGCCCCGAGCAGGTATTGCTGGACCAGTTCCATGTGCCGGGGGTTGGGGGAGTCGTAGCCCTGGCAGTCGGCCAGCTCGCACCCCGGGGGAAACGGCAGGCCGGGAATCTCGAGCACCAGGTCGTCCACGTAGGCGGCCAGGGCGTCGTGGCCCGCGAAGTCCCGGTGCCGGTCGAAGGCGTCCGGGCCGAACTCCACCGTGCGGGGCTCCTCGGCCACCAGGTCTGCCACCCGCGCCTGGCCGTCCACGTAGGCGCGCAGCAGGGCGACGTTCTTGTCGAAGAACCCGCCCTCTCCCAGCACCTCGTCCCCCAGCTCGCCAAGCGCCCGGCTCAGGCGCTCCCGGTCCCGGGCCGTGCGCAGGTCGACGGGCCGGCCGTCGTCCCCGGCCCCGAGGAAGAGCGCGGCGTCGGTGGCCTCCCGGTTCACCTCGGCCCACCCCTTGAGACGCATGCGGGCGACCCACGCGGGGCCGGGCCGTACCCGGGTGACCAGGGACGTGACGATGCCGGCCCCCCGCTTGAGCACGTCGTGCCCGATGAGGGCGTTGACCAACGTGCTCTTGCCGCTCTTCACCGTGCCGGCCACGGCGATGCGCAGCCCCTCGGCCTCACCCCCCAGGCTCTGGAGTCGGGCTTCCCAGGGGGGCACGCCCTCTGCCTGCGCCCCGAGGAGCTCGCGCACCGTGCCCGCCAGAAACAGCAGCGACCTCGCCCGGTCTCCCGTGTCGTGTGTTCGTCCGTCTTCCAAGCCCCGCACCCCATCTGCAAGAGGAAGCCCGAGACCCTTGGCGCGCCGCCGGGTCCCAGGGGAAGGTCATACTAGACAGGGGGTTTCGAAGGTGTCAATTGCGGGGAGAAAGGACCGCAGGGACGGCAAGGACCCCAGCTTCAGCCGGGCCGGGAGATAGGTCGGGTTACGCTTCGCGAACCCGACCTACGGCTTCACGCTTCACCCTTCACCCTTCACTCTTCACGTCCTCCCCGTGCTGCCGAAGCCGCCCTCGCCTCGCGCCGAATCGGCGGAAAATGCCTCCACCACGGCAAAGTCGGCCCGAACCACGGGAACGAAGAGCATCTGGCAGATGCGGTCCCCCGGCTGGATCGTGAAGGGTTCGGAGCCCCGGTTCCAGACGCCGATCCCGACCTCCCCGTGGTAGTCGGAGTCGATGAGGCCCACAAGGTTCGAGAGCACCAGGCCGTGCTTCATGCCCAGGCCCGAGCGGGGAATCACCACGGCCGCCAGCCCCGGGTCGGCGATGCTCAGGGCCAGGCCGCTGGGGACGAGGCGGGTCTCCCCCGGGGCCAGGGTGAGGGCCTCCGGGATGCAGGCGCGCAGATCCAGGCCCGCCGCCCCCTCCGTGGCGTAGGCCGGCAAGGGAATGCGGCTCCCCAGCAGGGGGCTGACGATCCGAAGCTCGATCCTCACGGGCATCCCAGCCCTCCTCCCTCGACCGAACCCTTGCCCTCGCGGCGCCCCGGCGTGAAACCGCCCCGGCCTCACCGGCTGCGGCGCGCGTGCACGCTCCGCAGCCGCTGCACGAGGAGGCGCGCCCGCGCGGGCTTGGCGAGGCAGCCGTCGGCCCCGGCTGCCCGCCACGCAGCCGTCTCGGAGGCGCCCCCGGTGCTGTAGGTAAGGATCGCCGCGGGGCCGGGCGCCCGGGCGCGCAGCTCCCGCAGGAGGTCCGTGCCGCCTCCCGCGGGCAGGCGCGGCTCCACGAGGCACCCGAGCCATCCTCCCCGGCTCCAGAGCTCCAGGGCCTCGGCGGCGGTCCGGGCGCAGGTGACGGCGAAGTCGCCCCCGAGCCCCTCCGCGAGGATGCGGGACGCCTCGGGATCGGCATCGATGACCAGCACCCTGGCCCCGACGACGTCCGGCGGGCGCTCCGGCGCCTCGCTGGCTCCGCGGTACACCGGCAGCCACAGATGGAACGCCGCTCCAGGCAGCGCCCCTGGATCCCGGCCCCGACCCTCGGCCCAGACCTCGCCCCCGTGGGCCCGCACGACCCCCCGCACCATGGCGAGCCCGAGCCCCAGGCCGGCGGAGCCGAACTCGAAATCGCCGCTGTGGTGCCCCATCGCGCTCCCCAGGCTGCCGAAGCGCTCGAAGAGGCGGTCGGCGGCGGCCCCAGCCGGTATGCCGACCCCCGTGTCCGCGACGGTGAACCGGACCCCCGTCTGGCCATGGCGTTGCTCGGCGCGGGCCTCGGCGCGGACCTCCCCCCCGTCGGGGGTGGAGCGCGCCGCGTTCTGCAGGAGCTCCAGGAGCACGTCCCGGCCCGCCTCCCGGTCCAGGGCCACCGGGGCCAGCCCCTCGGGCACGACAGCCGCCCACCGCAGCTCTCGGTCTCCGGCCAGGACCTCGGCCTCCGCCACGCACCGGGCAGCGAGCTCGCGGGGGTCCACCGGGCGGGGCAGGTAGGTCCAGGGGGTATCGGCCCGTGCCTCCGCCGTCACCTTGTCGAAGAGGCCCGCGAGCCGATTCGCCGCAGCGGCAATCCGCCGCATCCAGTCGCGCGCCCGCTGGGAGAGGGGTTCGTCGGCACGGTCCAGGAGGAGCTCGGCATACCCCTTGATGCTCACCAGGGGCGTGCGCAGCTCGTGGGAGAGCCGGGCCAGCGCCTCGGAAGCAGGGGCGAGGCCCCGGCTCTCGGCTGCCCGATCGGCCAGCCGCCGGAGCAGCGCTGCCGCGAGGAGGGGATCGTCCGCCAGCGCCTGGGGGCGAGCGCCCCGTCCCAGGAGCAGCGCGAAGAACCCTCCGCCCTCGTCGGACGCCGCCAGGGCCCAGGCGACCTCGGGCAGCGCCCCGGCGAGGGGCAGGTCCTGGAGGGCAGGGGGTGGCAGCAGCGCAACCCGGCCCCGCAGCCCCTCCCACAGGGCCTCCTCGGCCGGCCCGGGGGCCTCCTCCCACCGGGCCCGGGTCCCGGCGGGCAGCTCGGTAGCCAGGAGCAGCCGCCGGGCAGCGGGAGGCCAGGGAATCCACAGGGCGGCGTGCTCGGCTCCCGCCAGCTCGCACAGGGCCGACAGGAAGCCGCTTCCGCGCCGCTCCTCGAGGCGCAGAAGCCCCCGCTCCCAGTCGCCGGGCGCCCTCACGGCTGCTCCAGATCCAGGATGTCGACCCCGGCCAGGTACTCGGTGGTCTGGTACCGGGTGATGTGTTGGATGCGGCGAACCTCGAACGCCACCTTCTCCATGGCCCCCAGCAGGAACTCCAGCTCCCCGGTGGAGGCGTCCGGCTCGGCCCGGCGGGCCAGGAGGACCTCGAGCTTCAAGAGCGCCGCGGTCAGCGGCTGGTTCAAGGCGTGGGCGATGCCCCCGGTGGTCTCCACCAGGACCCGCAGGCGTTCCTGGTGGAGGGCCGCCTCCCGGGCGGCCTGGAGCTCCAGGAAGAGGCTGCGCAGCCGCAGAGCCGACCGCACCCGTGCCCGGAGCTCCGCGACGTGGAACGGCTTGATCACGTAGTCGGTGGCGCCCGCCTCCAGGCCGGCCACCAGGTCCTCGGCGCTGCTGCGGGCCGTGAGGAGGATGACCGGCACCTGGCCGAACTCGGGCCGGTCCTTGAGGCGCTCGAGCACCTGGAGCCCGCCCATCATCGGCATCATCACGTCGAGGATCAAGAGATCGGGGACCAGGCCCTCCTCGATGCGGTCCAGGGCCTCCTGGCCGCCGGAGGCCCCTTCGAGCCGCAACGTCTCTTGCTCGAGCACCGCCTCCAGGAGGGGGAGGATGGCCGGATCGTCGTCCACCACGAAAACCAGAGGCCTGGCAGCCCCGGCCCCGATCATCTCCAACCCTCCACCGCCCCGGCGGTCCAGGAGGAGTCCTCTCCCGGGTGACACCCGCCGCACCCGCGCGAGGCCTTCTGGGCGATGCCAGGGGGGAGAGCCGGAGCGCCCGAGCGTCCCTCACGGCGGACCCCGGCCCGAGGGGCCAAACTCCCCACGGCGGCCTATGCCCCGGACACCGCAGCCTGGGCCGCGGCCAGGCGCGCGATGGGCACCCGGAAGGGGCTGCACGAGACGTAGTCGAGCCCTGCCCGGTGGAAGAACGCGATGGAGTCGGGGTCGCCCCCGTGCTCTCCGCACACCCCCACCTTGAGGCCGGGCCGCGCTGCCCGCCCCCGCTGGGTACCCACGCTCACGAGCTGCCCGACCCCTTCCTGGTCGATGCTCTGGAAGGGGTCCTCGGGGTAGATGCCCTTCTGCACATAGAGGGGCAGGAAGGTGCCCGCGTCGTCCCGGCTGAACCCGCAGGTCATCTGGGTCAGGTCGTTGGTGCCGAAGCTGAAGAACTCCGCCTCGGCGGCGATGCGGTCCGCGGTGAGGGCGGCCCGGGGCACCTCGATCATGGTCCCCACCAGGAAGGGCAGGTCCGGGACACCCTTTTCGGCCTTCACGGCCTCGGCCACCTCCAGGATGAGGGCCCGTTGGTCCGCAAGCTCCGCCACGTGGCCCACCAGCGGCACCATGATCTCGGCCCGGGCGTCGACCCCCTGCTGGCGCAGCTCGGCCGCCGCCTCCAGGATGGCCCGGGCCTGCATGCGGGTGATCTCGGGGTAGCTCAGCCCCAGGCGGCACCCCCGGTGCCCGAGCATGGGGTTGAGCTCGTTTAGCTGTTCCACCCGGGCTCGCACGGCCTCCGGGTCCTTGCCCATGGTGCGGGCGAGCTCGGCGATCTGCTCCTCCTCGTGGGGCACGAACTCGTGGAGCGGGGGGTCCAGGAGCCGCACGGTGACCGGGAGCCCCTCCATGGCCCGGAAGAGCCCGGCGAAGTCCTCCTTCTGGTAGGGCAGGAGCTTGTCCAGGGCCCGGGCGCGCTCCTCGGGGGTCTCGGCGAGGATCATCTCCCGCATGGCCCGGATGCGCTCCTCCCCGAAGAACATGTGCTCGGTGCGGGTGAGTCCGATGCCCTCGGCCCCGAAGCGCCGGGCCTGGGCGGCGTCCTCGGGGCGGTCGGCGTTGGCCCGGACCCCCAGCCGCCGCACCCCGTCGCAGTGGGCCAGGAACCGGGCGAGCACCTCGTTCTTCTCGGGATCCAGGACGATGAGGGGGAGCTCCCCCGCGTAGACGGCACCCCGCGTGCCGTTGACGGTGACCACGTCGCCCTCGCGCAGCACGGTCTTGCCCGCCGTCACCGTGCCGGCGGCCACGTCGATGTCGAGGGCGGCGCACCCCACCACGCAGGTCTTGCCCCAGCCCCGGGCCACCAGGGCCGCGTGGGAGGTCATGCCCCCCTTTGCCGTCACGATGGCCTGTGCCAGGTGCATGCCGTGCACGTCCTCGGGGCTCGTCTCGGCCCGGACGAGGACGACCTGCTCACCCCGCGCCCCGAGCTCCTGGGCCCGGTCGGCCGTGAGGACGATCTTGCCCACGGCGCCCCCGGGGCCGGCCGGGAGCCCCTTGCAGAAAGGCGCGGCGTCCACTTCCCGGGCCGGGTCCACCATGGGGTGGAGGAGCTCGTCGAGCTGGGAGGGGCGCACGCGCACCACGGCCTCCCGAGGTGTGATGAGCCCCTCGCCCACCATCTCCACCGCCATGCGCACGGCCGCGGGGCCGTTTCGCTTGCCGGTGCGGGTCTGGAGCATCCACAGGCGCCCCTCCTCCACGGTGAATTCGATGTCCTGCATGTCCCGGAAGTGGCTCTCCAGGTTTGCCCGAATCCGCAGCAGGTCCGCGTAGGCCGCGGGCATGGCCTCCTCCAGGGTGGGCAGGTGCCGGTTCGTCTCGGTCTTGCAGGAATCGTTGATGGCGTCGGGGGTGCGGATGCCCGCCACCACGTCCTC
This DNA window, taken from Thermodesulfobacteriota bacterium, encodes the following:
- the dut gene encoding dUTP diphosphatase, yielding MPVRIELRIVSPLLGSRIPLPAYATEGAAGLDLRACIPEALTLAPGETRLVPSGLALSIADPGLAAVVIPRSGLGMKHGLVLSNLVGLIDSDYHGEVGIGVWNRGSEPFTIQPGDRICQMLFVPVVRADFAVVEAFSADSARGEGGFGSTGRT
- a CDS encoding hybrid sensor histidine kinase/response regulator, with the translated sequence MRAPGDWERGLLRLEERRGSGFLSALCELAGAEHAALWIPWPPAARRLLLATELPAGTRARWEEAPGPAEEALWEGLRGRVALLPPPALQDLPLAGALPEVAWALAASDEGGGFFALLLGRGARPQALADDPLLAAALLRRLADRAAESRGLAPASEALARLSHELRTPLVSIKGYAELLLDRADEPLSQRARDWMRRIAAAANRLAGLFDKVTAEARADTPWTYLPRPVDPRELAARCVAEAEVLAGDRELRWAAVVPEGLAPVALDREAGRDVLLELLQNAARSTPDGGEVRAEARAEQRHGQTGVRFTVADTGVGIPAGAAADRLFERFGSLGSAMGHHSGDFEFGSAGLGLGLAMVRGVVRAHGGEVWAEGRGRDPGALPGAAFHLWLPVYRGASEAPERPPDVVGARVLVIDADPEASRILAEGLGGDFAVTCARTAAEALELWSRGGWLGCLVEPRLPAGGGTDLLRELRARAPGPAAILTYSTGGASETAAWRAAGADGCLAKPARARLLVQRLRSVHARRSR
- a CDS encoding response regulator; this translates as MIGAGAARPLVFVVDDDPAILPLLEAVLEQETLRLEGASGGQEALDRIEEGLVPDLLILDVMMPMMGGLQVLERLKDRPEFGQVPVILLTARSSAEDLVAGLEAGATDYVIKPFHVAELRARVRSALRLRSLFLELQAAREAALHQERLRVLVETTGGIAHALNQPLTAALLKLEVLLARRAEPDASTGELEFLLGAMEKVAFEVRRIQHITRYQTTEYLAGVDILDLEQP
- the ppdK gene encoding pyruvate, phosphate dikinase, encoding KAAGVEPAEGQGVRVQLEHRMEALKKARGCTSDTQLTAGDLEALCGEFRELVRRVLGVPFPDDAREQLWGAVGAVFQSWNGKRAVHYRRIEGIPDDWGTAVNVQAMVFGNRGETSATGVAFTRNPATGENVFYGEWLPNAQGEDVVAGIRTPDAINDSCKTETNRHLPTLEEAMPAAYADLLRIRANLESHFRDMQDIEFTVEEGRLWMLQTRTGKRNGPAAVRMAVEMVGEGLITPREAVVRVRPSQLDELLHPMVDPAREVDAAPFCKGLPAGPGGAVGKIVLTADRAQELGARGEQVVLVRAETSPEDVHGMHLAQAIVTAKGGMTSHAALVARGWGKTCVVGCAALDIDVAAGTVTAGKTVLREGDVVTVNGTRGAVYAGELPLIVLDPEKNEVLARFLAHCDGVRRLGVRANADRPEDAAQARRFGAEGIGLTRTEHMFFGEERIRAMREMILAETPEERARALDKLLPYQKEDFAGLFRAMEGLPVTVRLLDPPLHEFVPHEEEQIAELARTMGKDPEAVRARVEQLNELNPMLGHRGCRLGLSYPEITRMQARAILEAAAELRQQGVDARAEIMVPLVGHVAELADQRALILEVAEAVKAEKGVPDLPFLVGTMIEVPRAALTADRIAAEAEFFSFGTNDLTQMTCGFSRDDAGTFLPLYVQKGIYPEDPFQSIDQEGVGQLVSVGTQRGRAARPGLKVGVCGEHGGDPDSIAFFHRAGLDYVSCSPFRVPIARLAAAQAAVSGA